A stretch of Myxococcus hansupus DNA encodes these proteins:
- a CDS encoding tryptophan 7-halogenase: MSEATCDIAIIGGGPAGAAMAVALRDQAPFLSVTLIERTAYDTPRSGETLSPEVRLPLSRLGVWGSFLRDGHLASRGTASCWSRPEPSTQDTHMSPWGSAWHLDRARFDERLSLEATRLGVQMLRLTTLLDSERLGKDGYRLHLSQRKAGATTLRARFVVDATGWKATFAMSQGARRRVRDRCIAVYGTFQRRTGEPFPTEALVESCPEGWWHSALLPNGRVAVALVGDGDSLHGLRWATPQPWMALLDQAPATQARLAVCDFAGESLVAAPILVGQLDAMHGERWVAVGDAACTQDPLSAQGVASAMDSALLAAGAVGQYLRGDSEALRDYEATLQRRFEDHLRLRGHAYREEQRWRDAPFWKNRHEAFPAPPTAHQQHSTPGGLPT; encoded by the coding sequence ATGAGCGAGGCGACCTGCGACATCGCCATCATCGGGGGCGGTCCCGCGGGCGCGGCCATGGCCGTGGCCCTGCGCGACCAGGCCCCCTTCCTCTCCGTCACGCTCATCGAGCGCACCGCCTATGACACGCCGCGCTCCGGCGAGACGCTGTCCCCGGAGGTTCGCCTGCCCCTGTCGCGCCTCGGCGTCTGGGGCAGCTTCCTCCGGGATGGACATCTGGCGTCGCGAGGAACGGCCTCGTGCTGGAGCCGCCCGGAGCCGAGCACTCAGGACACGCACATGTCGCCGTGGGGGTCCGCGTGGCACCTGGACCGGGCCCGCTTCGACGAACGGCTGAGCCTGGAGGCCACGCGGCTGGGCGTCCAGATGCTTCGCCTGACGACCTTGTTGGACTCGGAGCGGCTGGGGAAGGACGGTTATCGCCTGCACCTCTCCCAGCGGAAGGCGGGCGCCACCACGCTGCGGGCGCGCTTCGTGGTGGATGCGACGGGATGGAAGGCCACCTTCGCCATGTCCCAGGGCGCCCGTCGCCGCGTGAGAGACCGCTGCATCGCCGTGTACGGCACGTTCCAACGCCGAACCGGAGAGCCGTTCCCCACCGAGGCCCTGGTGGAGTCCTGCCCCGAAGGCTGGTGGCACTCCGCGCTCCTGCCCAACGGGCGTGTCGCCGTCGCGCTGGTGGGTGATGGCGATTCCCTGCACGGGCTGCGGTGGGCGACACCCCAGCCCTGGATGGCCCTGCTGGACCAGGCTCCCGCCACCCAGGCGAGGCTGGCGGTGTGCGACTTCGCGGGCGAGTCACTCGTCGCCGCGCCCATCCTCGTCGGACAGCTCGACGCGATGCACGGCGAGCGCTGGGTCGCCGTGGGGGATGCGGCCTGCACCCAGGACCCGCTGTCCGCGCAGGGGGTCGCCAGCGCGATGGACTCCGCGCTGCTCGCCGCCGGGGCCGTGGGGCAATACCTGCGGGGCGACTCAGAGGCGTTGCGTGACTACGAGGCGACGCTCCAACGGCGGTTCGAGGACCACTTGCGGCTGCGCGGCCACGCGTACCGCGAGGAGCAGCGGTGGCGGGACGCCCCCTTCTGGAAGAACCGGCACGAGGCCTTCCCCGCCCCGCCGACGGCGCACCAGCAGCACTCGACGCCGGGCGGACTCCCCACGTGA
- a CDS encoding ABC transporter ATP-binding protein, which translates to MARLLVEDVHVRLGANDILKGITADFRDGEVVALLGRSGSGKSTLLRSVAGLETPVSGRIHIGERTVFDAAAKVNLPPERRDLGLVFQSYALWPHKTVFDNVAYGLRLRKQSSQQVDRAVREVLQGVGLEGYGDRFPSQLSGGQQQRVALARALVYGPPLVLLDEPLSNLDAKLREEARVWIRALIKRLGLTALFVTHDQVEAMAIADRIMLLDGGRVVQDGTPEQLYTQPQSLFAANFMGVNNTLPGRVVERRDGEARLQVGGQSLWGQQRGGGGGGGEATGVIRVEELQLASGPGENRLPATLANSLYVGGRWEHQFQLEGQTLRATTRESLAPGAYTLAFPKERLWIF; encoded by the coding sequence ATGGCCCGGTTGCTCGTCGAGGACGTCCACGTCCGGCTCGGCGCGAATGACATCCTGAAGGGCATCACCGCCGACTTCCGGGACGGCGAGGTGGTGGCGCTGCTGGGGCGCTCCGGCAGCGGCAAGTCCACGCTGCTGCGCTCCGTCGCGGGGCTGGAGACGCCGGTGAGTGGGCGCATCCACATTGGTGAACGCACGGTGTTCGACGCGGCGGCGAAGGTGAACCTTCCGCCGGAGCGGCGGGATTTGGGGTTGGTGTTCCAGTCCTACGCGCTGTGGCCGCACAAGACGGTGTTCGACAACGTGGCCTATGGCCTGCGGCTGCGAAAGCAGTCCAGCCAACAGGTGGACCGGGCCGTGCGCGAGGTGCTCCAGGGCGTGGGCCTCGAGGGCTATGGCGACCGCTTCCCCAGCCAGCTTTCCGGTGGACAGCAGCAGCGCGTGGCGTTGGCGCGGGCGCTCGTCTACGGGCCGCCGCTGGTGCTCCTGGATGAGCCGCTGTCCAACCTGGACGCGAAGCTGCGGGAGGAGGCGCGGGTGTGGATTCGCGCGCTCATCAAACGTCTGGGCCTCACCGCGCTCTTCGTCACCCATGACCAGGTGGAGGCCATGGCCATCGCGGACCGCATCATGCTGCTGGACGGTGGGCGCGTGGTGCAGGACGGGACGCCGGAGCAGCTCTACACGCAGCCCCAGAGTCTCTTCGCCGCGAACTTCATGGGCGTGAACAACACGCTGCCGGGGCGCGTGGTGGAGCGGCGTGACGGGGAAGCGCGGCTCCAGGTGGGCGGCCAGTCGCTGTGGGGACAGCAGCGGGGTGGCGGGGGCGGTGGCGGCGAGGCCACCGGCGTCATTCGCGTGGAGGAGCTCCAACTGGCGTCCGGCCCCGGTGAGAACCGGCTGCCCGCGACCTTGGCGAACTCCCTCTACGTGGGCGGGCGCTGGGAGCACCAGTTCCAGCTCGAAGGACAGACGCTGCGCGCCACCACGCGTGAATCCCTGGCGCCCGGCGCGTACACGCTCGCGTTCCCGAAAGAGCGCCTCTGGATTTTCTGA
- a CDS encoding TIGR02265 family protein, giving the protein MASEKLMFAQSVEALFIRALGPYLTREGRQRLKAVGLDLSEPLRPQYTLEQWRGFLRVAARDVFPELPPHEASFALGARFLQGFRQTSVGRASMQLVTQLGPQRTLERVPYNVRAGNNFNEVRVEESTKDSATLWMKDVTADTPDFAAGFLAETLRSAGAGQVKVEPIAFDGTAATFRVTWTKAAGRAPVASAGPRRIF; this is encoded by the coding sequence ATGGCGTCAGAGAAGCTCATGTTCGCTCAGTCGGTGGAAGCGCTCTTCATCCGGGCGCTCGGGCCGTATCTCACCCGAGAGGGACGCCAGCGCTTGAAGGCGGTGGGGCTCGACCTGTCGGAGCCTCTGCGCCCTCAGTACACACTGGAGCAGTGGCGCGGCTTCTTGCGCGTGGCGGCCCGGGACGTCTTCCCGGAGCTGCCGCCCCACGAGGCCAGCTTCGCGTTGGGCGCGCGCTTTCTGCAGGGTTTCCGACAGACGTCGGTGGGCCGGGCCAGCATGCAGTTGGTGACGCAGTTGGGGCCCCAGCGCACGCTGGAGCGCGTTCCGTACAACGTGCGCGCCGGCAACAACTTCAATGAAGTCCGCGTGGAGGAGTCCACGAAGGACAGCGCCACGCTGTGGATGAAGGACGTCACGGCGGACACGCCGGACTTCGCGGCGGGCTTCCTGGCGGAGACGCTGCGGTCCGCGGGCGCGGGGCAGGTGAAGGTGGAGCCCATCGCCTTCGACGGCACGGCCGCGACGTTCCGCGTCACCTGGACGAAGGCCGCCGGCCGCGCGCCCGTGGCGTCGGCCGGTCCCCGCCGCATCTTCTGA
- a CDS encoding sensor histidine kinase — protein sequence MTSTPALILNVNDDVASRYVTSRVLGLAGFRVVDAGSGHEALALASEETDLVILDVRLPDISGLEVCQRLKSTPRTQGVLVLHLSAQAVGPGDRAQGLEHGADGYLMAPVDPEELVAQVHALLRLRQAEREVRELSREVARQQKLLELAISSAADPIVLYDETGRVLSANQALYTSRGSRAVHAPGKTLNGMLAEDASLGPYLELVRVALRTGKVQRGTVALESDRGLRHFDVVLSPTVDANGQVLAVMSSMSDVTVARSAEEFREQFIGMLGHDLRNPLNALSMSAQQLRRKGGLDERQGMLTERILTSADRMDRMIRQLLDFARSRLGGGIPVVRAPGDVFDVVRRTVEELRASHPGRVVLLESRGDGEGKWDSDRLEQAVGNLVGNALKYSPSESAVWVGAEGFEREVVLRIHNHGSPIPPEDLPHVFGAWRRGRRLASDVGAPSGLGLGLYITRQIVRAHDGDAQVASSATDGTTFLIRLPR from the coding sequence ATGACCTCGACACCCGCGCTCATCCTCAACGTCAATGACGACGTGGCCAGCCGCTACGTCACCTCGCGCGTTCTGGGGCTCGCGGGCTTTCGCGTGGTGGATGCGGGCTCCGGGCATGAAGCGCTGGCCCTGGCGAGCGAGGAGACGGACCTCGTCATCCTGGATGTGCGGCTGCCGGACATCAGTGGGTTGGAGGTCTGTCAGCGGTTGAAGTCCACGCCCCGCACGCAGGGCGTGCTGGTGCTCCACCTGTCGGCGCAGGCCGTGGGGCCGGGGGACCGGGCGCAGGGCCTGGAGCATGGGGCGGATGGCTACCTCATGGCGCCGGTGGACCCGGAGGAGCTGGTGGCGCAGGTCCACGCGCTGCTCCGGCTGCGTCAGGCGGAGCGCGAGGTGCGGGAGCTGTCCCGCGAGGTGGCGCGTCAGCAGAAGCTGTTGGAGCTGGCCATCTCCTCCGCGGCGGACCCCATCGTGCTCTACGACGAGACGGGGCGCGTCCTGTCAGCCAACCAGGCCCTGTATACCTCGCGCGGGAGCCGCGCGGTCCACGCTCCGGGCAAGACGCTGAATGGGATGCTGGCGGAGGACGCATCGCTGGGGCCGTATCTGGAGTTGGTCCGGGTGGCCCTGCGCACGGGCAAGGTCCAGCGCGGCACCGTCGCCTTGGAGTCGGACCGGGGGCTGCGTCACTTCGACGTCGTGTTGTCACCCACGGTAGACGCCAACGGGCAGGTGCTGGCGGTGATGTCCTCCATGAGCGACGTCACCGTGGCGCGCAGCGCGGAGGAGTTTCGCGAGCAGTTCATCGGGATGCTCGGGCACGACCTGCGCAATCCGCTCAACGCGCTGTCCATGTCCGCGCAGCAGTTGCGGCGCAAGGGTGGCCTGGATGAGCGCCAGGGCATGCTCACCGAGCGCATCCTCACCAGCGCCGATCGCATGGACCGGATGATCCGCCAACTGCTGGATTTCGCTCGCTCGCGCCTGGGCGGCGGCATCCCGGTGGTGCGCGCGCCGGGTGACGTCTTCGACGTGGTGCGCCGCACCGTGGAGGAGCTTCGCGCCAGCCACCCCGGCCGGGTGGTGCTGCTGGAGTCGCGGGGGGACGGCGAGGGGAAGTGGGACTCCGACCGGCTGGAGCAGGCGGTGGGCAACCTGGTGGGCAACGCGCTGAAGTACAGCCCCTCGGAGAGCGCCGTGTGGGTGGGGGCCGAGGGCTTCGAGCGTGAGGTGGTGCTGCGCATCCACAACCACGGCTCGCCCATTCCCCCGGAGGACCTGCCCCACGTCTTCGGGGCGTGGCGCCGCGGCCGGCGTCTGGCGAGCGACGTGGGCGCGCCCAGCGGCCTGGGCCTGGGGCTCTACATCACCCGGCAGATTGTCCGGGCCCATGACGGCGACGCGCAGGTGGCGTCCAGTGCGACGGACGGCACCACCTTCCTCATCCGGTTGCCACGATGA
- a CDS encoding PLP-dependent cysteine synthase family protein has protein sequence MRPPCRPLPADGRFLQAVGPTPLVPVCLHEGGPTIWCKLEFLNPSGSTKDRIARYMLEKAWRQGELAPGGEVIEASSGSTSIALALACAQMGLRFTAVMPEGVTGERILTIRAYGGDVVLVPREAGVQGAIVKAEELARERKAFAPRQFENLDNAEAHRVWTGQEILSQVPGGLVHGVVSGVGTGGTVVGLYQAFAEAGCPVTAFVARPIAGLGCDVECCSFSPRVPGVVDGMSRLYREADMPGRVEIDVSDDAAMNTARALIRRGFPVGPSSGLNYVAAVEAAKRLGPGAQVVTVFPDRMERYFSTELIQPKPVPARGAA, from the coding sequence ATGCGCCCTCCCTGTCGACCCCTTCCCGCGGACGGCCGCTTCCTCCAGGCCGTGGGTCCCACCCCGCTCGTCCCCGTGTGCTTGCACGAGGGGGGGCCCACCATCTGGTGCAAGCTGGAGTTCCTCAATCCCAGCGGCTCCACCAAGGACCGCATCGCGCGTTACATGCTGGAGAAGGCCTGGCGGCAGGGCGAGCTGGCACCCGGCGGAGAGGTCATCGAGGCCTCCAGCGGCTCGACGAGCATCGCCCTGGCCCTGGCCTGCGCGCAGATGGGCCTGCGCTTCACCGCGGTGATGCCGGAGGGTGTCACGGGCGAGCGCATCCTCACCATCCGCGCCTATGGCGGTGACGTGGTGCTGGTGCCGCGCGAGGCCGGCGTGCAGGGCGCCATCGTGAAGGCCGAGGAACTGGCGCGTGAGCGCAAGGCCTTCGCGCCTCGCCAGTTCGAGAACCTGGACAACGCCGAGGCCCACCGCGTGTGGACGGGCCAGGAGATTCTGTCGCAGGTGCCGGGCGGACTGGTGCACGGCGTGGTCAGCGGCGTGGGCACGGGCGGCACCGTGGTGGGCCTGTACCAGGCCTTCGCGGAAGCGGGCTGTCCGGTGACGGCCTTCGTGGCGCGCCCCATTGCCGGGCTCGGTTGCGATGTCGAATGTTGCAGCTTCAGCCCTCGGGTTCCGGGCGTGGTGGATGGGATGTCGCGGCTGTACCGCGAGGCGGACATGCCGGGCCGCGTCGAAATCGACGTGTCGGATGACGCGGCCATGAACACCGCGCGGGCGCTCATCCGCCGCGGCTTCCCGGTGGGACCGTCGTCCGGCCTCAACTACGTGGCCGCGGTGGAGGCAGCGAAGCGACTGGGCCCCGGCGCGCAGGTGGTGACGGTGTTCCCCGACCGCATGGAGCGCTACTTCTCCACCGAGCTCATCCAGCCCAAGCCCGTGCCCGCACGCGGCGCGGCCTGA
- a CDS encoding TolC family protein has protein sequence MSFHRSWTRSATRAVLATGSAVWLGSGAAGASEQRYQSQLEAIARQAPRAQDAEPFTSAPVLERAELVRQVLARNPSLEAAREAWRASLERYPRETALEDPMLSYGVAPLSIAGSARFGQSVELSQQLPFPGKRGLRGEMALAEAQSMREDREAMRLRMALMASTLFDELFVVERSLAVTEEHLRLLGQLKKSAEAQYVTGRASQQDPLQAEVELSEVLREQVMFEAERERLRAQLNGLLHRAPQAPLPPLPEALPTLVTEALSAERLQDEALRLRPELEGLRARVGGGEAAVRLAKRDYYPDVMVMGAYNSMWMDTPHQFMAGVTVNIPLDFGKRKAAVHEAEAGLKRLRREEEQLIDDIRVEVEQARSRADETRRVVALFQERLAPAARDQVAAARAGFESGKNSFQVLIEAERNLRRVELREQTALADVQRRQAELDRALGHIPGLPRNGETR, from the coding sequence ATGTCGTTCCATCGAAGCTGGACGCGGTCCGCGACGCGGGCCGTGCTCGCCACCGGCTCCGCCGTGTGGTTGGGCTCTGGCGCGGCCGGAGCCAGTGAGCAGCGGTATCAATCCCAACTCGAAGCCATCGCGCGCCAGGCGCCTCGGGCCCAGGACGCGGAGCCCTTCACGAGCGCGCCTGTCTTGGAGCGCGCGGAGCTGGTGCGGCAGGTGCTCGCGCGCAATCCCTCGCTGGAGGCGGCCCGGGAGGCCTGGCGCGCCAGCCTCGAACGCTACCCGCGTGAGACGGCGCTCGAGGACCCGATGCTCTCCTACGGCGTCGCGCCGCTGAGCATCGCCGGCAGCGCGCGCTTCGGGCAGTCCGTGGAGCTGAGTCAACAGCTCCCCTTCCCCGGCAAGCGCGGCCTGCGCGGCGAGATGGCGCTGGCGGAGGCACAGTCGATGCGCGAGGACCGCGAGGCGATGCGCCTGCGCATGGCGCTGATGGCGTCCACGCTCTTCGACGAGTTGTTCGTCGTGGAGCGCTCGCTCGCCGTCACCGAGGAACACCTGCGGCTGCTGGGCCAGCTCAAGAAGAGCGCGGAGGCGCAGTACGTCACCGGCCGCGCCTCGCAGCAGGACCCGCTCCAGGCCGAAGTGGAGCTGAGCGAGGTGCTGCGGGAACAGGTGATGTTCGAGGCCGAGCGCGAGCGGCTGCGCGCCCAGCTCAACGGCCTGCTGCACCGCGCGCCCCAGGCGCCGCTTCCACCGTTGCCGGAGGCGTTGCCCACGCTGGTGACAGAGGCCTTGTCCGCGGAGCGGCTCCAGGACGAGGCCCTGCGCCTGCGGCCGGAGCTGGAGGGCCTGCGCGCGCGGGTTGGCGGAGGCGAGGCCGCCGTCCGGCTCGCGAAACGCGACTACTACCCGGACGTCATGGTGATGGGCGCGTACAACTCCATGTGGATGGACACGCCCCACCAGTTCATGGCGGGCGTCACCGTCAACATCCCCCTCGACTTCGGCAAGCGGAAGGCCGCGGTGCACGAGGCGGAGGCGGGCCTGAAGCGCCTGCGGCGGGAAGAGGAACAGCTCATCGACGACATCCGCGTCGAGGTGGAGCAGGCCCGCTCGCGCGCCGATGAAACGCGGCGCGTGGTGGCGCTCTTCCAGGAGCGGCTCGCCCCCGCGGCGCGGGACCAGGTGGCCGCCGCGCGCGCCGGCTTCGAGAGCGGCAAGAACAGCTTCCAGGTCCTCATCGAGGCGGAGCGCAACCTGCGCCGCGTCGAGCTGCGTGAACAGACAGCCCTGGCGGACGTGCAGCGCCGTCAGGCGGAACTTGACCGGGCCCTGGGCCACATCCCGGGGCTGCCCCGGAACGGAGAGACGCGATGA
- a CDS encoding efflux RND transporter periplasmic adaptor subunit: MSPPTRRRIGPWLGLLAIAVLVVVAWRPLVGWFTGAPSHTGTAPAQPGAPLPTPALEYARAAFESYEALRALLAQDSLEGLSPRAGELKSALQQAAEATHGDAAPLAAWLQQGAEAASQLATAKDAEAARIPFARLSEALIALAAADPRLQEGWHVFECPMVDGVNQWLQREPKLENPYMGRRMLACGTSSEWRAASAPASHGEGEVAHYTCPMHPSVKQHGPGACPICGMDLTPVTRAELESGIILVDDVRRQRIGVTTAPAKAAPMDLSLRALGRVTFDEKSLVDVTLKLDGYIHELRVNATGEPVKKGAVLFTLYSPELYAAQQEYLLARQSQSAANASLVGAARKRLELWGLSSAQIERVAQRGQPVENMPFLAPASGFVLEKNVVEGAAVKAGERLFRIAPLEKVWVEADVYEQDLARVKPGQPVEVTLPYLPGKTYAGRVGYVYPSLQGATRTGRIRIELPNPELELKPDMYADVRFVMQGGSRLQIPDSAVIYTGPRRLVFVDMGEGRLRPQEVKLGLKGESTYEVLEGLSPGDVVVTSGNFLIAAESRIRSATDAFGGSHAAH, translated from the coding sequence ATGAGCCCCCCGACCCGCCGCCGTATCGGCCCCTGGCTGGGCCTGCTCGCGATTGCCGTCCTCGTCGTCGTGGCCTGGAGGCCCCTGGTGGGCTGGTTCACTGGCGCGCCGTCTCACACAGGCACGGCGCCCGCGCAGCCTGGCGCCCCCCTTCCCACGCCCGCGCTGGAGTACGCGCGCGCGGCCTTCGAGTCCTACGAGGCCCTGCGCGCGCTGCTCGCCCAGGACAGCCTGGAGGGACTCTCCCCCCGGGCCGGGGAGCTGAAGTCAGCGCTCCAGCAGGCCGCGGAGGCCACGCACGGTGACGCCGCGCCGCTGGCCGCGTGGCTCCAGCAGGGCGCGGAGGCCGCGTCCCAGTTGGCCACGGCGAAGGACGCCGAAGCGGCGCGCATCCCCTTCGCGCGGCTGAGCGAGGCGCTCATCGCCCTGGCCGCCGCGGACCCTCGGCTCCAGGAAGGCTGGCATGTCTTCGAGTGCCCCATGGTGGACGGGGTGAATCAGTGGCTCCAGCGCGAACCGAAGCTGGAGAACCCCTACATGGGCCGCCGCATGCTCGCGTGTGGCACGTCGAGCGAGTGGCGCGCGGCCTCGGCGCCGGCCTCCCACGGTGAAGGCGAGGTCGCGCACTACACGTGCCCCATGCACCCGTCCGTGAAGCAGCACGGGCCCGGCGCGTGCCCCATCTGCGGCATGGACCTCACGCCCGTCACCCGCGCCGAACTGGAGAGCGGCATCATCCTCGTGGACGACGTGCGGCGCCAGCGCATCGGGGTGACAACGGCTCCCGCGAAGGCCGCGCCCATGGACCTGTCCCTGCGCGCGCTTGGCCGCGTCACCTTCGACGAGAAGTCCCTGGTGGACGTCACGCTCAAGTTGGACGGCTACATCCACGAGCTGCGCGTCAACGCCACGGGCGAGCCGGTGAAGAAAGGCGCGGTCCTCTTCACCCTCTACAGTCCGGAGCTCTACGCCGCGCAGCAGGAGTACCTGCTGGCGCGTCAGAGCCAGAGCGCGGCCAACGCGTCCCTCGTGGGCGCGGCGCGCAAGCGGCTGGAGCTGTGGGGCCTGTCGTCCGCGCAAATCGAGCGCGTGGCGCAGCGCGGGCAGCCCGTGGAGAACATGCCCTTCCTGGCGCCCGCCAGCGGCTTCGTGCTGGAGAAGAACGTGGTGGAGGGCGCGGCGGTGAAGGCCGGCGAGCGCCTGTTCCGCATCGCCCCGCTGGAGAAGGTCTGGGTGGAGGCGGACGTGTACGAACAGGACCTGGCGCGCGTGAAGCCCGGCCAGCCGGTGGAGGTCACCCTGCCCTACCTGCCCGGCAAGACGTACGCGGGCCGCGTCGGCTACGTGTACCCGTCCCTGCAAGGGGCCACGCGCACCGGCCGCATCCGCATCGAGCTGCCCAACCCCGAGCTGGAGTTGAAGCCCGACATGTACGCGGACGTTCGCTTCGTCATGCAAGGTGGCTCGCGGCTCCAGATTCCCGACTCGGCCGTCATCTACACGGGCCCCCGGCGGCTGGTGTTCGTGGACATGGGCGAGGGGCGGCTGCGGCCCCAGGAGGTGAAGCTGGGCCTCAAGGGCGAGAGCACCTACGAGGTGCTGGAGGGCCTGTCCCCCGGCGACGTGGTGGTGACGAGCGGCAACTTCCTCATCGCCGCGGAGAGCCGCATCCGCTCCGCCACGGACGCCTTCGGAGGCAGCCATGCAGCCCACTGA